The proteins below come from a single Acidobacteriota bacterium genomic window:
- a CDS encoding DUF4203 domain-containing protein, translating to MPSVSLQLPVAVILLGGGLVATLAGYRLLRALLALYGFVAGIIITPLIAGDLAAWELIAATVAGGLVGAGLAIGFYLAGVALLGAGLAAFILNLAMEGDPDVRVLLATSVGGALVMLLVRHYVLIAATAFLGGWTAIVGGMALAGNEAAVTATTGDVTQLFPMVPIDGHAPFAIGWLVLGLCGALVQLRTRSRVRARKAARS from the coding sequence ATGCCGTCCGTGTCGCTCCAGCTGCCCGTGGCCGTCATTCTACTTGGCGGCGGGCTGGTAGCGACCCTCGCCGGCTACCGGCTGCTGCGGGCGCTGCTCGCCCTGTACGGGTTCGTGGCCGGCATCATCATTACGCCGCTGATCGCCGGAGACCTTGCGGCGTGGGAATTGATCGCCGCCACGGTTGCCGGCGGCCTGGTGGGGGCGGGGCTCGCCATCGGTTTCTACCTGGCCGGCGTCGCCCTGTTGGGCGCCGGACTCGCCGCGTTCATCCTGAACCTGGCGATGGAAGGAGATCCCGACGTCAGGGTGCTCCTGGCCACGAGCGTCGGCGGAGCGCTCGTGATGTTGCTGGTGCGTCACTATGTACTCATCGCCGCCACCGCGTTTCTCGGTGGCTGGACGGCCATCGTGGGCGGCATGGCGCTCGCGGGGAACGAGGCGGCGGTCACTGCCACAACCGGTGATGTGACGCAGCTCTTTCCGATGGTGCCGATTGACGGCCACGCTCCGTTCGCCATCGGCTGGCTGGTTCTGGGCCTCTGCGGCGCGCTCGTGCAGTTACGTACGCGCAGCCGCGTGCGGGCTCGCAAGGCTGCCAGGAGTTAG
- a CDS encoding DUF2064 domain-containing protein produces MTPPAPAAAPRYRMVVGLLTAAGGLALFWYFVRQAGVADIAAGVRNLGWAFGLVLLLSGMRFAVRSIAWIRCMPPGHGLRLRDVLPAFIAGDAVGNLAPFGVVVGEPAKSACLADRAPINRTFPALAVETLFYTLSIVVLLIAGAAALLLIVRPPESDWRAGVAVVGLLTAGVAAAHWILWRRIPVASATLSLLRLDAGTGALGRLARRVKRLESHLHRDYPRDWRRVLLLGGLEVTFPLLSMVEVWVVLSIIGGRPPTLVEAFVFEAANRFVNVVFKFVPLRFGVDEAGTGMLAELLAFGTAAGVTLAIVRKGRMLVWAAVGVAFLVRRGLSIAQLGAVATRGRDSVAVAIMARSPEGPRAPKGRLRDVVPDEADRRRLYAAFLADTVAACRTLDGVSLWVAYAPEGGRDGFAAAGIDDAELIAQRGDDLGGRERALFNDLFAEGFGSVVVIGSDLPTLPASHVADAARMLRDTPAVLGRAEDGGYYLIGLAAPPPGGDLPDLFTGVRWGTADAFEDTLRAAETARVAMDQVAPWYDVDDAAGLARLKRDLEGDASAPATAAALSALRRAGG; encoded by the coding sequence ATGACGCCACCCGCACCCGCCGCAGCTCCACGCTACCGGATGGTCGTCGGCCTGCTCACCGCGGCAGGCGGCCTGGCGCTCTTCTGGTACTTCGTCCGCCAGGCCGGCGTCGCCGATATCGCGGCCGGGGTCCGCAACCTGGGCTGGGCGTTCGGCCTCGTGCTGCTGCTTTCGGGAATGCGGTTTGCCGTCCGCTCGATCGCCTGGATCCGCTGCATGCCGCCCGGTCACGGACTGCGGCTGCGCGACGTCCTGCCCGCCTTCATCGCCGGGGACGCGGTGGGCAACCTCGCGCCGTTCGGCGTCGTCGTCGGCGAGCCGGCCAAGTCCGCCTGCCTCGCGGACCGTGCGCCAATCAACCGTACGTTCCCGGCCCTCGCGGTGGAGACGCTCTTCTACACGCTGTCCATCGTCGTGCTGCTGATAGCCGGGGCGGCGGCGCTGCTGCTCATCGTGCGGCCCCCGGAATCCGACTGGCGCGCCGGCGTGGCGGTCGTGGGACTGCTGACCGCCGGCGTCGCGGCGGCGCACTGGATCCTCTGGCGGAGGATTCCCGTCGCGAGCGCCACGCTCAGCCTGCTCCGCCTCGACGCGGGGACCGGAGCCCTGGGGCGGCTCGCACGCCGCGTGAAGCGTCTGGAATCGCACCTGCACCGCGACTATCCCCGCGACTGGCGGCGCGTCCTGCTGCTGGGCGGCCTCGAGGTGACCTTCCCCCTGCTGTCGATGGTCGAGGTCTGGGTGGTCCTGTCGATCATCGGAGGGCGTCCGCCGACCCTCGTCGAGGCTTTCGTCTTCGAAGCCGCAAACCGCTTCGTCAACGTCGTCTTCAAGTTCGTGCCGCTGCGGTTCGGCGTCGATGAAGCCGGAACCGGCATGCTGGCGGAACTGCTGGCGTTCGGCACCGCGGCGGGCGTCACCCTCGCCATCGTGCGGAAGGGCCGGATGCTCGTCTGGGCCGCGGTCGGCGTCGCCTTCCTTGTGCGGCGCGGGTTGTCGATCGCGCAGTTGGGGGCCGTGGCGACACGGGGACGTGACAGCGTCGCTGTCGCGATCATGGCGCGCTCGCCGGAAGGCCCCCGTGCACCGAAAGGACGGTTGCGCGACGTGGTGCCGGACGAAGCGGACCGGCGCCGCCTGTACGCCGCGTTCCTGGCCGATACCGTCGCGGCGTGCCGCACGCTCGACGGGGTCAGCCTATGGGTGGCGTACGCGCCCGAGGGCGGACGCGACGGGTTTGCCGCGGCAGGCATCGATGACGCCGAGCTGATCGCGCAGCGGGGCGACGACCTCGGCGGACGCGAACGGGCCCTGTTCAACGATCTGTTCGCGGAGGGGTTCGGCTCCGTCGTCGTGATCGGATCCGACCTGCCGACGCTCCCCGCGTCGCATGTCGCCGACGCCGCGCGCATGCTGCGCGACACCCCCGCCGTGCTCGGCCGGGCCGAAGACGGTGGCTACTATCTGATCGGCCTGGCCGCCCCGCCGCCGGGCGGCGACTTGCCCGACCTCTTCACCGGAGTGCGTTGGGGCACCGCGGATGCCTTTGAAGACACCTTGCGCGCCGCCGAAACGGCGCGCGTGGCGATGGATCAGGTGGCGCCGTGGTACGACGTCGACGATGCCGCGGGGCTGGCCCGCCTCAAGCGCGACCTCGAAGGCGACGCCTCGGCCCCGGCCACCGCCGCGGCCCTATCCGCGCTGCGCCGCGCCGGCGGCTGA
- the recR gene encoding recombination protein RecR — translation MTEVRPLRELIDQLQRLPGIGAKGAQRLAFHLLRQARSDVEELVEAIRNVKEQITYCSTCNNITDADPCYYCTHDGRDRKVICVVEEPHNVSAVERTREFNGAYHVLMGALSPLQGVGPDELRIKGLLDRVRNGSVEEVIIATNPNVEGEATAIYLAKLLKPIGLRVTRIAMGLPVGGDLEYADDVTIHKAMEGRRDL, via the coding sequence ATGACCGAGGTCCGTCCGCTGCGCGAGCTGATCGACCAACTGCAGCGGTTGCCGGGCATTGGCGCCAAGGGTGCGCAACGGCTGGCGTTTCATCTGTTGCGTCAGGCACGGTCCGACGTCGAGGAGCTGGTCGAGGCGATCCGCAACGTCAAGGAGCAGATCACCTACTGCTCGACCTGCAACAACATCACTGACGCCGACCCCTGCTACTACTGCACGCACGACGGGCGCGACCGGAAGGTCATCTGCGTCGTCGAGGAGCCGCACAACGTCAGCGCCGTGGAGCGGACCAGGGAGTTCAACGGCGCCTACCACGTGTTGATGGGAGCACTGTCGCCGCTGCAGGGGGTAGGGCCGGACGAACTCCGCATCAAGGGCCTGCTCGACCGTGTCCGCAACGGTAGCGTGGAGGAAGTCATCATCGCCACGAATCCGAACGTCGAAGGGGAGGCGACCGCCATCTATCTGGCCAAACTGCTCAAGCCGATCGGCCTGCGCGTCACGCGGATCGCCATGGGGCTTCCGGTCGGCGGCGACCTCGAGTATGCCGACGACGTCACCATCCACAAGGCGATGGAAGGCCGCCGTGACCTGTGA